In Bacillus sp. SB49, a single window of DNA contains:
- a CDS encoding DUF58 domain-containing protein, producing MRQTVSFTVKLAIVLLLFGVLFSYAMFQGGFVSWFLFYAFLPFLLYMLGVLLYPINNWKIDRRLSKRTAMGGETVEVEVTMTRRFAYPIYYCVIEEYLPESLKRMDQHLDKFKDLERDEALLEDRKVKRVVFPWFRRKISYRYELDKLPRGEHQWKAVRIKTGDFFGFVTKEHVYREASALLVFPFIRPVKMKERVYSFEQGASPSFKLNEKHTNMVTGVREYMPGDRFAWVDWKTTARKNEMMTKEFEQEKSVDMVLILNTVREEGMNELSFEGAVEFTASLLNTFHKKAAPLAFMTLGGERKYFPFHQDHSHHSQIQAHLAKVRPMESASFAEQLERGQKQVPAGIMMMIISHHLDKDLQVALVKLAKKSKRLLFYYVHPYNRIGLQEHQTLKQLKREGVTVELLTEEQLVKPGFEVST from the coding sequence ATGAGACAAACGGTGTCCTTCACTGTAAAACTCGCGATCGTCCTCCTGCTCTTTGGTGTCCTGTTTTCCTATGCAATGTTTCAAGGCGGCTTTGTCAGCTGGTTTCTCTTCTATGCCTTTCTTCCTTTTCTTCTTTATATGCTGGGCGTCCTGCTTTATCCGATTAACAACTGGAAGATCGACCGCCGCCTGTCCAAACGAACGGCGATGGGAGGAGAAACGGTGGAAGTAGAAGTGACGATGACGCGTCGGTTTGCTTATCCGATCTATTACTGCGTCATCGAGGAATACCTGCCGGAATCTTTGAAACGAATGGATCAGCATCTTGATAAGTTCAAAGATTTGGAGCGGGATGAGGCACTTCTGGAAGACAGAAAGGTAAAGCGTGTCGTTTTTCCCTGGTTTAGAAGGAAAATCAGCTATCGATATGAATTGGACAAGCTTCCCCGGGGCGAGCATCAATGGAAAGCCGTCCGGATTAAAACCGGGGACTTCTTTGGTTTTGTCACAAAAGAACACGTGTACAGGGAAGCGAGCGCTCTTTTGGTCTTTCCTTTTATTCGTCCGGTCAAAATGAAGGAGCGCGTGTACAGCTTTGAACAAGGAGCAAGTCCCTCTTTCAAATTGAATGAGAAGCATACGAACATGGTAACAGGAGTAAGGGAATACATGCCCGGAGACAGATTTGCCTGGGTCGATTGGAAGACGACAGCCAGAAAAAATGAAATGATGACAAAAGAATTTGAACAGGAGAAGAGCGTCGACATGGTGCTCATTCTGAATACGGTCCGGGAAGAAGGAATGAACGAGTTGAGCTTTGAAGGAGCTGTAGAGTTTACAGCATCTCTGTTGAATACCTTCCACAAAAAAGCCGCTCCCCTCGCTTTTATGACTCTCGGGGGAGAGAGGAAGTACTTTCCGTTTCACCAGGACCATTCCCATCACAGCCAGATACAGGCACATTTGGCGAAAGTCCGTCCGATGGAGAGTGCTTCTTTTGCTGAACAACTGGAGCGGGGACAGAAACAGGTGCCGGCTGGAATTATGATGATGATTATCAGCCATCATCTGGATAAAGATCTGCAGGTAGCTCTTGTCAAACTGGCTAAGAAGAGCAAGCGCCTTCTCTTTTATTACGTACATCCATACAATCGAATCGGACTTCAGGAGCACCAGACGTTAAAGCAGTTGAAAAGAGAAGGTGTGACGGTGGAACTGCTGACGGAAGAGCAGCTTGTGAAGCCTGGATTTGAGGTGAGTACATGA
- a CDS encoding transglutaminase TgpA family protein — protein sequence MMQDRQTFYYRLALYVIGFLLFCEWLRPLEEISETNDTRIFFLYAGFCFFLSFLQVPWWISVPLKGLGLAFILDGMYIAERIFSPEWFSVLYDQTVFNFEMMLSQEWWQMTPLFRSLLFLILLWLMSYLLYYWFVIARRMFFFVVLTLVFITVTDTFTTYEADWAIIRTFILGMAALGVSSFSREMDREEIPFKDFRRANVWILPLIGIILLSSAIGYAAPKLSPQWPDPLPYLQSATGGEGGSGTVRKVGYGEDDSSLGGSFVQDDTPMFRATVDGDRYWRIESKDTYTGKGWEDTLAEPVDTVNPSSIPFETFTNAVESEEQSALVQMTEDAPFRKLVYPYGITGLVEYPEQYNLAVHENTGEMDTIYNGSEAKMNTYVLNYDYPSFEYNQLREADGEDPEEIQDHYLQLPDNLPNRVRNLASQIVEGEDNRYDRAKAVESYFAANGFEYSTTDVAVPRDNQDYVDQFLFESQVGYCDNYSTSMVVLLRSEGIPARWVKGFTGGERLGAEENPFAENEVQNVYEVTSANAHSWVEVYFPEIGWVPFEPTQGFSNNADFYTDIEQDTETEESDAREQETTPEEGAGNPQEMEEEENSSDSAALEGTSSEQNGMWGWIILFVLVILAAVLVFLMRYRLLAFFYIRRLRQTNKEDTFEKAYAFLLKALHHKGLKRKQDQTLREYAEEVDRRYQSNEMRRLTNHYERLLYGGGDSMKRWPEVTELWENLIKRTLS from the coding sequence ATGATGCAGGACCGGCAGACGTTCTACTATCGGCTGGCTTTATATGTAATTGGTTTTTTACTGTTTTGTGAGTGGTTGCGGCCGTTGGAAGAAATTTCGGAAACGAATGATACGAGGATCTTCTTCCTCTATGCGGGATTCTGCTTCTTTCTCTCTTTTCTGCAGGTGCCTTGGTGGATTTCAGTCCCGCTGAAAGGATTGGGACTTGCCTTTATTCTCGACGGGATGTATATAGCGGAACGAATTTTCTCGCCGGAGTGGTTTTCGGTCCTCTATGATCAAACCGTTTTCAATTTTGAGATGATGCTTTCCCAGGAATGGTGGCAGATGACGCCGCTGTTTCGCAGCTTGTTGTTCCTTATTCTTCTGTGGTTAATGAGTTACTTATTGTATTACTGGTTCGTTATTGCAAGACGTATGTTCTTTTTCGTTGTTCTTACCTTAGTGTTTATAACCGTAACCGATACGTTTACAACGTATGAAGCTGATTGGGCTATCATACGAACCTTCATTCTTGGAATGGCGGCACTCGGTGTTTCGAGTTTCTCCAGAGAGATGGACAGGGAAGAGATTCCTTTCAAGGATTTCAGGCGTGCGAATGTCTGGATCCTTCCCCTGATCGGAATTATCCTCCTGTCTTCCGCAATAGGATACGCAGCTCCGAAACTTTCCCCTCAGTGGCCCGATCCACTTCCATACCTGCAGAGTGCGACAGGCGGTGAGGGTGGCAGTGGAACGGTCCGGAAAGTAGGGTACGGGGAAGATGACAGCTCGCTTGGTGGTTCCTTCGTCCAGGATGATACACCGATGTTCCGTGCTACGGTGGACGGAGATCGTTATTGGCGAATCGAATCGAAGGATACTTACACAGGAAAAGGCTGGGAAGATACACTCGCTGAGCCTGTGGACACGGTAAACCCATCCTCGATTCCTTTTGAAACGTTCACGAACGCCGTGGAATCCGAAGAACAGAGTGCTCTCGTGCAAATGACGGAGGATGCTCCTTTCCGTAAGCTCGTCTATCCATACGGAATTACCGGACTTGTAGAGTATCCGGAGCAATATAACCTTGCAGTCCATGAAAATACCGGGGAAATGGATACGATTTACAACGGGTCGGAAGCGAAGATGAATACGTATGTGCTGAATTATGACTATCCTTCCTTTGAATACAACCAGCTGCGGGAAGCAGACGGGGAAGATCCGGAAGAGATTCAGGACCATTACCTGCAGCTTCCGGATAATCTTCCGAACAGAGTCAGGAATCTTGCCTCCCAAATTGTCGAAGGGGAAGACAACAGGTATGATCGTGCCAAAGCGGTGGAGTCCTACTTTGCAGCAAACGGGTTCGAATATTCGACGACGGATGTTGCCGTTCCGAGAGATAATCAGGACTATGTCGATCAATTCCTGTTTGAATCACAAGTAGGGTATTGTGATAACTACTCCACTTCGATGGTGGTGCTGCTGAGGTCGGAAGGGATTCCTGCCCGTTGGGTGAAAGGGTTCACTGGTGGGGAGCGTCTCGGTGCGGAGGAGAATCCTTTCGCAGAAAACGAAGTCCAGAACGTTTATGAAGTGACAAGTGCCAATGCCCACTCCTGGGTGGAGGTTTATTTCCCTGAAATTGGGTGGGTTCCATTCGAACCGACGCAAGGGTTTTCCAATAACGCCGATTTTTATACAGATATCGAGCAGGATACGGAGACGGAAGAAAGCGATGCTCGTGAGCAGGAGACGACTCCTGAGGAAGGAGCCGGAAATCCTCAGGAGATGGAAGAGGAAGAGAACAGCTCGGATTCTGCTGCGCTGGAAGGTACATCTTCCGAGCAGAACGGAATGTGGGGTTGGATCATACTGTTTGTCCTTGTGATTCTGGCCGCTGTCCTCGTTTTCTTGATGAGATATCGTTTGCTTGCCTTTTTCTATATCCGCAGGCTTCGTCAGACGAATAAGGAAGATACGTTTGAGAAGGCCTATGCGTTTCTGTTAAAAGCGCTGCACCATAAGGGTCTGAAGCGCAAACAGGATCAAACCCTCCGGGAATACGCGGAAGAGGTGGACCGGCGTTATCAGTCGAACGAGATGCGCCGACTGACGAATCATTATGAACGTCTCCTCTATGGAGGAGGGGACTCTATGAAGCGCTGGCCGGAAGTCACTGAATTATGGGAAAATTTAATTAAAAGGACATTGTCTTGA
- the guaA gene encoding glutamine-hydrolyzing GMP synthase, producing the protein MEQVKGMILVLDFGSQYNQLITRRIREFGVYSELHSHKMTIEEIKELNPSGIILSGGPNSVYGENSFRCDEQIFELGIPVLGICYGMQLMTHHFGGKVERAKEREYGKADITVKESPVIFRKTPKEQTVWMSHSDKVIEAPEGFRVDATSPSCPVAAISNDDARMYGVQFHPEVRHSEYGNDILRSFVFDVCEATDDWTMEHVIEMEVEKIREQVGDRKVLCALSGGVDSSVVAALIHRAIGDQLTCIFVDHGLLRKNEADDVMRFLGEGFQMNIIKIDAKERFMSKLAGVSDPEKKRKIIGNEFIYVFDDEAAKLKDIDFLAQGTLYTDIIESGTETAQTIKSHHNVGGLPEDMEFELIEPLNTLFKDEVRALGLELGVPEHIVWRQPFPGPGLAIRVLGEVTEEKLEIVRESDAVLRDEIKKAGLDRDIWQYFTVLPNIKSVGVMGDERTYDHTIGIRAVTSIDGMTSDWARIPWDVLERISTRIVNEVDHINRVVYDVTSKPPATIEWE; encoded by the coding sequence ATGGAACAAGTGAAAGGCATGATTCTAGTGCTTGACTTCGGAAGTCAATACAACCAGTTGATCACCCGGAGAATCCGTGAATTCGGAGTGTACAGTGAACTTCATTCTCATAAAATGACTATTGAAGAAATCAAGGAATTGAATCCCAGCGGGATCATCCTGTCCGGTGGACCGAACAGTGTATACGGGGAAAACAGCTTCCGTTGCGATGAGCAGATCTTTGAATTAGGCATTCCAGTACTGGGAATCTGCTACGGCATGCAGCTGATGACGCACCACTTCGGCGGCAAAGTAGAGCGTGCGAAAGAACGGGAATACGGCAAAGCGGATATCACTGTTAAAGAGAGCCCGGTCATCTTCCGTAAAACTCCTAAAGAGCAGACCGTTTGGATGAGTCACAGTGATAAGGTAATTGAAGCGCCGGAAGGTTTCCGCGTCGACGCGACAAGTCCTTCCTGTCCTGTAGCAGCGATCAGCAATGATGATGCACGTATGTACGGCGTCCAGTTCCACCCGGAAGTGCGTCACTCTGAATATGGAAACGATATTCTGCGCAGCTTCGTTTTCGACGTTTGTGAAGCGACGGATGACTGGACGATGGAGCACGTCATTGAAATGGAAGTGGAGAAAATCCGTGAGCAGGTAGGAGATCGTAAAGTACTCTGTGCATTAAGCGGAGGAGTCGATTCTTCTGTCGTCGCCGCTTTGATTCACCGCGCGATCGGAGACCAATTAACCTGTATCTTCGTTGACCACGGTCTTCTTAGAAAAAACGAAGCGGATGATGTCATGCGTTTCCTTGGAGAAGGATTCCAAATGAACATTATCAAAATTGATGCTAAAGAACGTTTCATGAGTAAGTTGGCAGGCGTTTCCGACCCTGAAAAGAAACGTAAGATCATTGGTAACGAGTTCATCTATGTGTTCGATGATGAAGCAGCCAAGCTGAAAGACATCGATTTCCTTGCTCAAGGAACGCTTTATACAGATATTATCGAAAGTGGTACGGAAACAGCGCAGACGATTAAATCCCACCACAATGTTGGTGGTCTTCCTGAAGATATGGAATTTGAATTAATTGAGCCTTTGAATACGTTGTTTAAAGACGAAGTCCGTGCGCTCGGGCTTGAACTTGGTGTGCCGGAACATATCGTTTGGCGCCAGCCGTTCCCTGGTCCCGGCCTTGCCATCCGTGTCCTCGGTGAAGTGACGGAAGAGAAGCTGGAAATCGTTCGCGAGTCGGACGCTGTTCTTCGTGACGAAATCAAGAAGGCAGGGCTTGACCGCGACATTTGGCAGTACTTCACAGTTCTTCCTAACATCAAGTCCGTCGGTGTCATGGGAGATGAACGTACGTATGATCACACGATCGGCATTCGTGCCGTAACATCCATTGACGGTATGACATCTGATTGGGCGCGTATCCCATGGGATGTGCTGGAGAGGATCTCCACGCGTATCGTCAACGAAGTCGATCATATTAACCGCGTTGTGTATGATGTAACGAGCAAGCCGCCGGCAACCATTGAATGGGAATAA
- a CDS encoding NCS2 family permease encodes MRNYFKFKENGTTYRREIIAGLTTFLAMAYILFVNPSTLALDGIDQLPEGVTRMDKGAIFTATAIAAAIGTLIMGVFAKYPIALAPGMGLNAFFAYTVVLGYGIPWETALAGVLASGLIFIVLTLTGLRQLIIDAIPGNLKLAVGAGIGLYIAFIGFQNAGIVVNSDATLVQMGDLTSGPVLLAVFGIVISVILMALGMKGGIFYGMVLTAVAGMVSGLIAPPSGLSDIVGSAPSVAPTFGAALEHFGDIFTMEMLVVILTFLFVDFFDTAGTLVAVATQAGFMKDNKLPRADRALFADSTATVAGAIVGTSTTTSYIESTAGVGAGGRTGFTSVVTALCFILALFFSPLLSIVTAEVTAPALIIVGVLMASALKSIDWDEFEVAVPAFFTIVAMPLTYSIATGIAIGFIFYPITMLLKGRTKEIHPIMYFLFVIFILYFIFLA; translated from the coding sequence GTGCGCAATTATTTTAAATTCAAGGAGAACGGCACGACCTATCGTCGTGAAATCATAGCAGGACTAACGACCTTCCTGGCTATGGCATATATTTTGTTCGTCAATCCATCGACGCTTGCGTTGGATGGAATCGATCAGCTTCCTGAAGGTGTTACGCGGATGGATAAAGGGGCTATCTTTACAGCTACTGCGATCGCAGCTGCTATCGGAACATTAATCATGGGGGTATTCGCGAAATATCCGATTGCTCTCGCTCCGGGTATGGGCTTGAACGCCTTCTTCGCCTATACGGTTGTTCTTGGCTATGGAATTCCTTGGGAAACGGCACTTGCCGGTGTATTGGCTTCCGGACTTATTTTTATCGTTTTAACTCTTACAGGACTACGCCAATTAATCATCGATGCCATTCCTGGAAACCTTAAGCTCGCTGTAGGTGCCGGAATCGGCCTCTACATCGCTTTTATCGGCTTTCAGAATGCAGGAATTGTCGTGAACAGTGATGCGACTCTTGTTCAAATGGGGGACCTTACTTCAGGCCCTGTACTGCTTGCTGTCTTCGGAATTGTCATCAGCGTCATCTTGATGGCGTTGGGGATGAAGGGCGGCATTTTCTACGGTATGGTGCTGACAGCTGTAGCGGGTATGGTTTCCGGACTGATTGCACCGCCTTCCGGGTTGAGCGATATCGTCGGTTCTGCACCTTCGGTTGCGCCGACGTTCGGGGCAGCATTGGAGCATTTCGGAGATATCTTCACGATGGAGATGCTTGTCGTCATTTTGACTTTCTTGTTCGTTGACTTCTTTGATACAGCTGGAACGCTCGTAGCAGTGGCGACCCAGGCTGGATTTATGAAGGATAACAAGCTCCCAAGAGCGGATAGAGCTCTATTTGCTGATTCTACAGCGACTGTAGCAGGTGCTATTGTAGGAACGTCTACGACGACTTCTTATATTGAGTCGACTGCAGGGGTTGGGGCCGGCGGGCGTACCGGATTCACTTCTGTTGTGACGGCTTTGTGCTTTATTCTTGCATTGTTCTTCTCGCCTCTCTTGTCCATCGTGACTGCTGAAGTGACGGCTCCTGCCTTGATCATCGTCGGTGTATTGATGGCTTCTGCTTTGAAAAGCATCGATTGGGACGAGTTCGAAGTTGCTGTTCCGGCCTTCTTCACAATCGTAGCGATGCCGTTGACGTACAGTATTGCGACGGGGATTGCAATCGGGTTTATCTTCTATCCGATTACGATGCTTCTAAAAGGGAGAACAAAAGAGATTCATCCGATCATGTACTTCTTGTTCGTTATCTTTATTTTGTACTTCATCTTCCTTGCGTAA
- a CDS encoding Hsp20/alpha crystallin family protein → MNQFKDWKTNMDRFFGHEFWDDFDGMMKPPIPAVNIYQYDQELLCYVNIPGMDKPKNIDVLVDHTTLTLKGKISFNKRGGKQVKSEIPDGMFERTIDLPFPVRHDKIDATYQHGLLIIKLQRYITDATNQRPIQIRHLEEKE, encoded by the coding sequence ATGAACCAATTCAAGGATTGGAAAACCAACATGGACCGCTTCTTCGGCCATGAATTCTGGGATGATTTCGACGGGATGATGAAGCCCCCCATTCCAGCTGTCAACATCTATCAATATGACCAGGAGCTCTTATGCTATGTGAATATTCCCGGAATGGATAAACCAAAGAACATCGACGTGCTTGTCGATCATACGACACTAACCTTAAAAGGGAAAATTTCGTTCAACAAGCGCGGCGGCAAGCAGGTCAAATCCGAAATTCCGGATGGCATGTTTGAAAGGACGATCGATCTCCCGTTCCCTGTTCGTCATGATAAAATCGACGCGACTTATCAGCACGGGCTGCTGATTATCAAGCTGCAACGTTATATCACAGATGCCACCAACCAGCGCCCTATCCAGATCCGCCACCTGGAAGAAAAGGAATAA
- a CDS encoding DUF2179 domain-containing protein: MLENPLLLIVIILAVNIVYVSFFTLRMIFTLKGRRYIAAFISTFEIVTYVFGLGLVLDRLDQIENVLAYALGYGLGVIVGMKIEEKLALGYITVNVISSDPDIEFTRKLRDKGYGVTSWYAYGMEGDRLAMQILTPRKYELSLYETIRHIDPKAFIVAYEPKQIHGGFWVKSVKKGKIRHAQQEQQEAL, from the coding sequence ATGTTAGAAAACCCATTATTGCTCATTGTGATCATTTTAGCCGTTAACATTGTCTATGTTTCGTTCTTTACATTACGGATGATTTTTACGTTGAAAGGCCGTCGTTATATTGCCGCGTTCATCAGTACATTTGAAATAGTTACCTACGTCTTTGGTCTTGGGCTCGTCCTTGATCGTCTGGATCAGATAGAGAATGTCCTTGCCTATGCTCTTGGTTATGGTCTTGGTGTTATCGTTGGTATGAAGATTGAAGAGAAATTGGCTCTCGGTTATATTACAGTGAACGTGATATCGTCCGATCCGGATATCGAATTCACGCGGAAGCTCCGGGATAAGGGGTACGGCGTGACGAGTTGGTATGCTTATGGAATGGAAGGGGATCGGCTGGCCATGCAGATTCTGACTCCAAGGAAATACGAGCTTTCCTTATATGAAACGATTCGTCATATCGATCCGAAAGCGTTTATCGTCGCTTATGAACCGAAACAGATCCATGGCGGGTTCTGGGTGAAATCCGTTAAGAAAGGAAAGATACGTCATGCCCAGCAAGAACAGCAAGAAGCGCTTTGA
- a CDS encoding NETI motif-containing protein — translation MPSKNSKKRFEVQENETIGQCLDRMKREGYRPIRRAEEPIFREETRNGEKVMEPIEKRIVFHAVKE, via the coding sequence ATGCCCAGCAAGAACAGCAAGAAGCGCTTTGAAGTGCAGGAGAATGAAACCATCGGCCAGTGCCTCGATCGGATGAAGCGGGAAGGCTACAGGCCGATCCGCCGGGCGGAGGAGCCGATTTTTCGGGAGGAAACCCGAAATGGGGAAAAAGTAATGGAACCGATAGAGAAAAGGATTGTTTTTCACGCAGTGAAAGAATAA
- the purE gene encoding 5-(carboxyamino)imidazole ribonucleotide mutase produces the protein MASVGVIMGSISDWETMQGACAVLDELGIGYEKEIISAHRTPEDMFTYAEDARGRGLKVIIAGAGGAAHLPGMVASKTTLPVIGVPVESKALKGMDSLLSIVQMPGGVPVATVAIGSAGAKNAGLLAAEIIGAFDEEVAGRLSVYREQMMEKVEGMRRDLRES, from the coding sequence ATGGCTAGTGTTGGCGTAATCATGGGCAGCATTTCCGATTGGGAGACAATGCAGGGGGCATGTGCCGTCCTGGATGAACTTGGGATCGGATACGAGAAGGAAATCATATCAGCTCACCGGACACCGGAGGATATGTTCACTTACGCAGAAGATGCGCGCGGACGAGGGTTGAAGGTCATCATTGCCGGAGCGGGAGGGGCAGCCCACCTTCCGGGAATGGTTGCTTCTAAAACGACCCTGCCTGTCATCGGAGTCCCTGTTGAATCAAAAGCATTGAAAGGAATGGATTCCCTTCTATCTATAGTACAGATGCCTGGAGGAGTTCCTGTGGCGACTGTAGCGATCGGAAGTGCCGGTGCAAAGAATGCAGGTCTTCTTGCTGCGGAAATCATCGGAGCTTTTGATGAAGAGGTGGCCGGCAGATTGTCGGTGTACAGAGAACAGATGATGGAGAAAGTAGAAGGAATGAGGAGGGATTTGCGTGAGTCCTAA
- the purK gene encoding 5-(carboxyamino)imidazole ribonucleotide synthase, with protein MSPKVIRPGQTIGILGGGQLGRMMAVAARHMGYKIAVMDPAEDCPCAPLADEQIIAAYDDKEAAQKLSEVSDVITYEFENVDLEVAKLFEEAGKLPQGSLALAVTQNRSKEKQAAVDAGLSVPEYRIIESYDQCKEALESIGYPAVVKTISGGYDGKGQLKLEDESSLDELSSFIKEGGIYIVEQWLLFDLEISQVFTRGMDGIIRTFPLAENIHKNHILHETRVPANVSEAVRQKADEAVRVLADEIGVVGTFAVEMFVKGDDIYINEMAPRPHNSGHFTIEACNVSQFEQHVRAICGLPLLPVHTFGAAVMVNVLGKHRGILIDKIEQYEGCHFHDYGKGEARTNRKMGHLTFIGNDLKEIATYMETNQIHLW; from the coding sequence GTGAGTCCTAAGGTTATTCGACCAGGTCAGACGATCGGAATTCTTGGAGGCGGCCAGCTCGGAAGAATGATGGCGGTCGCTGCCAGACACATGGGATACAAAATCGCCGTCATGGACCCGGCGGAAGATTGTCCGTGTGCACCGCTTGCAGATGAGCAGATCATCGCTGCTTATGACGATAAAGAAGCTGCTCAAAAACTGAGTGAAGTCAGTGACGTCATTACGTACGAATTCGAAAATGTCGACCTTGAAGTCGCCAAGCTGTTTGAAGAAGCCGGCAAACTGCCTCAAGGATCTCTGGCCCTCGCCGTTACGCAGAACCGTTCCAAAGAAAAGCAGGCAGCGGTCGATGCAGGCTTGTCTGTTCCGGAATACCGGATTATCGAATCCTATGACCAATGCAAAGAAGCATTGGAAAGCATCGGTTACCCTGCCGTCGTTAAGACGATCAGCGGGGGGTACGATGGTAAGGGACAGCTGAAGCTGGAAGATGAGAGCAGCCTGGACGAGCTATCTTCTTTCATTAAAGAGGGCGGCATCTATATTGTCGAACAGTGGCTGCTATTTGATTTAGAAATCTCTCAAGTATTCACTAGAGGCATGGACGGAATCATCCGGACCTTCCCGCTTGCAGAAAATATCCATAAGAATCATATCCTTCATGAAACAAGAGTCCCTGCCAACGTATCAGAGGCCGTCCGTCAGAAAGCGGACGAGGCGGTTCGAGTGCTGGCAGATGAGATCGGAGTCGTCGGAACGTTCGCAGTGGAGATGTTCGTCAAAGGAGACGACATCTATATCAACGAAATGGCACCAAGGCCGCATAACTCCGGTCACTTCACGATCGAGGCTTGCAACGTATCCCAGTTTGAACAACATGTCCGTGCAATCTGCGGTCTTCCGCTTCTTCCGGTGCATACATTCGGAGCGGCAGTGATGGTCAATGTCCTAGGCAAGCACCGCGGGATACTAATTGACAAGATCGAGCAATATGAGGGTTGTCATTTTCACGATTACGGTAAAGGAGAAGCAAGGACCAACCGTAAGATGGGGCACCTGACTTTTATCGGTAATGATCTAAAAGAAATTGCAACATACATGGAAACCAACCAGATACATTTATGGTAG
- the purB gene encoding adenylosuccinate lyase, protein MIERYTRPEMGAIWTEENRYQAWLEVELLACEAWSELGVIPKEDVEKLREKASFDIARIHEIELETRHDVVAFTRAVSETVGDERKWVHYGLTSTDVVDTALSYQLKQANEIIRKDLVNFIEILGEKAKEHKHTVMMGRTHGVHAEPTTFGLKLALYYEEMKRNLERLDLAIKHIQVGKLSGAVGTYANIDPFVEAYVCEKLGLDSASVSTQTLQRDRHAHYVSTLSLIATSIEKIAVEIRGLQKTETREVEEYFAKGQKGSSAMPHKRNPIGSENMTGMARVIRGHMLTAFENVPLWHERDISHSSAERVILPDATIALNYMLNRFGNIVKNLTVFPDRMQENMEKTYGLIFSQRVLLTLIDEGMVREEAYDLVQPKAMEAWERGVPFRELIEADEKITAALSESQLDACFDYKHHLKQVDRIFDRIGL, encoded by the coding sequence ATGATAGAACGTTATACAAGACCGGAAATGGGCGCCATTTGGACAGAGGAAAACCGCTATCAAGCATGGCTGGAAGTCGAGCTGCTTGCCTGTGAAGCTTGGAGTGAGCTTGGAGTCATCCCGAAAGAAGATGTAGAGAAACTGCGTGAGAAAGCTTCCTTTGATATCGCGCGTATTCATGAAATTGAATTGGAAACACGTCACGATGTCGTAGCGTTCACACGTGCTGTGTCCGAGACGGTCGGCGATGAGCGGAAATGGGTGCACTACGGACTTACATCTACAGACGTGGTAGATACGGCACTCTCTTACCAATTGAAGCAGGCGAATGAGATCATTCGTAAAGACCTTGTCAACTTCATCGAAATCCTTGGTGAGAAAGCGAAGGAACATAAGCACACGGTCATGATGGGTCGCACGCACGGGGTCCACGCAGAACCGACGACGTTCGGGTTGAAGCTTGCCCTTTACTATGAAGAAATGAAACGGAACCTGGAGCGCCTGGACCTTGCAATCAAGCATATTCAAGTCGGAAAGCTTTCCGGCGCAGTTGGAACGTATGCGAACATCGATCCTTTCGTAGAAGCTTATGTATGTGAGAAGCTGGGCCTTGATTCGGCATCTGTTTCTACACAGACACTTCAGCGCGACCGTCACGCTCATTACGTTTCCACACTGAGCTTGATTGCAACATCCATCGAGAAGATCGCTGTAGAGATCCGTGGTCTCCAGAAGACGGAAACAAGGGAAGTGGAAGAGTACTTTGCCAAGGGACAGAAAGGTTCTTCTGCTATGCCTCACAAACGTAACCCGATCGGATCCGAAAACATGACAGGGATGGCACGTGTGATCCGCGGACACATGTTGACAGCATTTGAGAACGTTCCTCTTTGGCATGAACGGGACATTTCCCACTCCTCTGCAGAGCGCGTTATTCTGCCGGATGCCACGATTGCTTTGAACTACATGTTGAACCGCTTTGGAAATATCGTGAAGAACTTGACGGTATTCCCTGATCGTATGCAGGAAAATATGGAGAAAACGTACGGCTTGATTTTCTCCCAGCGTGTGCTGCTTACATTAATTGATGAAGGCATGGTACGCGAAGAAGCATACGACCTTGTCCAGCCGAAAGCGATGGAAGCATGGGAGCGTGGAGTACCGTTCCGTGAGCTGATTGAGGCGGATGAGAAGATTACGGCTGCCCTGTCTGAATCCCAGCTTGATGCCTGCTTCGATTACAAGCATCACCTGAAGCAAGTGGATCGTATTTTCGACCGTATCGGTCTGTAA